In Halichondria panicea chromosome 13, odHalPani1.1, whole genome shotgun sequence, one genomic interval encodes:
- the LOC135346318 gene encoding peroxisomal membrane protein PEX16-like isoform X1 produces MTSRKMDDTDETQIQAQAWPAPLRMLWEALERYQEMVVSDPNLASKLEAAFRVGSYIIPGRFGGSWELSEVAYSVSNLYSLLNDFIVSRRCPSASKISACSKEQQVLLWLLTLLDTLEVAVEMISQRLFQEPGKWAMVILMQTLRAVLRSLLVFKLHYGVIRTPPVPSTDRKQAEQTAHSSNPEREDAQPLAWKAPRTGRIIRSVHTDPTIPYSELQHNVAPLSPSQTSRDSPSRLMSLDTNSLIAEALYIARPLVHIISMFIFQQSSWKPWLLALGMDLTSLQLHCGLLHSNSAEKAEVMRRRVVLMLYLLRSPFYDKRSKNMLLDFLRWLSSTIPLLHFIVDPLMTYLPVWQQVYSYNWMT; encoded by the exons ATGACCTCCAGGAAAATGGATGATACTGACGAGACTCAGATACAAGCTCAAGCATGGCCTGCACCGCTAAGGATGCTCTGGGAGGCCTTGGAGCGCTACCAGGAGATGGTGGTGAGCGATCCAAACCTGGCCTCTAAACTAGAGGCTGCATTCAGAGTAGGGAGCTACATCATACCAG GACGCTTTGGTGGATCTTGGGAGCTGTCTGAAGTTG CTTACTCCGTCTCCAACCTTTACTCTCTCCTTAACGATTTCATTGTGTCTAGAAGATGTCCCTCAGCTAGCAAAATCTCAGCG TGCTCAAAGGAACAGCAAGTGTTGCTATGGCTACTTACTCTATTAGACACATTGGAGGTGGCCGTGGAAATGATCAGTCAGCGCTTATTCCAGGAGCCTGGAAAATGGGCTATGGTCATTCTTATGCAAACACTGAG AGCTGTGTTGAGGTCTctactagtgttcaagcttcATTATGGAGTGATAAGGACTCCTCCTGTCCCCTCCACAGACAGAAAGCAAGCTGAG CAGACGGCGCACTCCAGTAATCCTGAGAGAGAAGACGCCCAACCGCTTGCTTGGAAGGCTCCTCGTACAGGCAGGATCATTAGATCCGTTCATACTG ACCCGACCATCCCCTACTCTGAGCTGCAGCATAACGTTGCCCCACTCTCCCCCTCACAAACGAGCAGGGACTCCCCCTCTCGTCTGATGTCACTGGATACCAACAGTCTTATTGCCGAGGCCCTCTACATTGCCCGTCCCCTAGTACATA TTATCTCGATGTTCATCTTCCAACAAAGCTCCTGGAAGCCGTGGCTACTGGCACTAGGTATGGACCTAACCAGTCTGCAGCTACATTGCGGGTTACTGCACTCCAACTCGGCTGAGAAGGCGGAGGTCATGCGGAGGAGAGTGGTGCTAATGCTCTACCTCCTACGCTCTCCTTTCTATGACAAGCGCTCAAA GAATATGTTGCTGGACTTCCTCCGCTGGCTATCCTCTACCATACCACTCCTGCACTTTATAGTGG ATCCTCTG
- the LOC135346318 gene encoding peroxisomal membrane protein PEX16-like isoform X2, whose protein sequence is MTSRKMDDTDETQIQAQAWPAPLRMLWEALERYQEMVVSDPNLASKLEAAFRVGSYIIPGRFGGSWELSEVAYSVSNLYSLLNDFIVSRRCPSASKISACSKEQQVLLWLLTLLDTLEVAVEMISQRLFQEPGKWAMVILMQTLRAVLRSLLVFKLHYGVIRTPPVPSTDRKQAETAHSSNPEREDAQPLAWKAPRTGRIIRSVHTDPTIPYSELQHNVAPLSPSQTSRDSPSRLMSLDTNSLIAEALYIARPLVHIISMFIFQQSSWKPWLLALGMDLTSLQLHCGLLHSNSAEKAEVMRRRVVLMLYLLRSPFYDKRSKNMLLDFLRWLSSTIPLLHFIVDPLMTYLPVWQQVYSYNWMT, encoded by the exons ATGACCTCCAGGAAAATGGATGATACTGACGAGACTCAGATACAAGCTCAAGCATGGCCTGCACCGCTAAGGATGCTCTGGGAGGCCTTGGAGCGCTACCAGGAGATGGTGGTGAGCGATCCAAACCTGGCCTCTAAACTAGAGGCTGCATTCAGAGTAGGGAGCTACATCATACCAG GACGCTTTGGTGGATCTTGGGAGCTGTCTGAAGTTG CTTACTCCGTCTCCAACCTTTACTCTCTCCTTAACGATTTCATTGTGTCTAGAAGATGTCCCTCAGCTAGCAAAATCTCAGCG TGCTCAAAGGAACAGCAAGTGTTGCTATGGCTACTTACTCTATTAGACACATTGGAGGTGGCCGTGGAAATGATCAGTCAGCGCTTATTCCAGGAGCCTGGAAAATGGGCTATGGTCATTCTTATGCAAACACTGAG AGCTGTGTTGAGGTCTctactagtgttcaagcttcATTATGGAGTGATAAGGACTCCTCCTGTCCCCTCCACAGACAGAAAGCAAGCTGAG ACGGCGCACTCCAGTAATCCTGAGAGAGAAGACGCCCAACCGCTTGCTTGGAAGGCTCCTCGTACAGGCAGGATCATTAGATCCGTTCATACTG ACCCGACCATCCCCTACTCTGAGCTGCAGCATAACGTTGCCCCACTCTCCCCCTCACAAACGAGCAGGGACTCCCCCTCTCGTCTGATGTCACTGGATACCAACAGTCTTATTGCCGAGGCCCTCTACATTGCCCGTCCCCTAGTACATA TTATCTCGATGTTCATCTTCCAACAAAGCTCCTGGAAGCCGTGGCTACTGGCACTAGGTATGGACCTAACCAGTCTGCAGCTACATTGCGGGTTACTGCACTCCAACTCGGCTGAGAAGGCGGAGGTCATGCGGAGGAGAGTGGTGCTAATGCTCTACCTCCTACGCTCTCCTTTCTATGACAAGCGCTCAAA GAATATGTTGCTGGACTTCCTCCGCTGGCTATCCTCTACCATACCACTCCTGCACTTTATAGTGG ATCCTCTG
- the LOC135346328 gene encoding endosomal/lysosomal proton channel TMEM175-like, translating into MAAELSISRQHVFSGERLATFSDAVLSIIATFSVLPLKFNREIIEHSGGYRRFDLEGFLLDQWPRYFVYLYSFALVADIWSIHSGVFSIVENVNDGVIWLNLLLLFFVSFLPYATGLISSYATSHDSEMAAIIICAGVILLIGLNLILILGYSFRRQSLIHPHLVNNNNIRSIKASVYIGLLIAPVLSVLTIGFSFLSDQAPWLPLLFFYSILPVSLVVRLVIYLVLISRKSIERLPSMIFRAVASKSRTEAFSDGVFAIVATLIVLDLTSEHIPDKDETNELWTALRKQRFVFSSYITTFIVTGLLWFVQYSMFHFIERITPIMAVANTFTLLLVGGIPFAAEILSIFSDESFSTQAILGPNKVLSIQVFCVLVTLAGLLQLLFWCVAHYNKSFCMSTEIDKKYAETLVFAKIMIIPITGVVVYWGTFSKTFNDNHVYTILAGVSPLLFLLLKLAITLYSKCCNALKRSGRRSGGSSRVASPASINQFSHGGRENSPAFTPTTGHTF; encoded by the exons ATGGCTGCAGAATTATCCATCTCAAGGCAGCACGTATTCTCTGGAGAGCGTCTAGCAACCTTCAGTGATGCTGTACTCTCCATCATTGCAACATTCTCT GTGCTTCCACTCAAGTTCAATCGAGAGATTATCGAACACAGTGGAGGTTACAGA AGATTTGATTTGGAAGGTTTCTTGCTGGATCAGTGGCCTCGCTACTTTGTATATTTGTACTCCTTTGCTCTAGTGGCTGACATCTGGTCCATTCATTCTGG TGTGTTCAGCATTGTTGAGAATGTGAATGATGGAGTCATCTGGCTAAATTTG CTGCTTCTTTTCTTTGTGAGCTTTTTGCCATACGCCACTGGGCTTATCAGCAGCTATGCCACTTCCCACGATTCTGAGATGGCAGCCATCATCATCTGTGCTGGTGTCATCCTTCTCATCGGTCTAAATCTG ATTCTAATCCTGGGCTATTCATTTCGACGCCAGTCTCTCATTCATCCTCACCTagtcaacaacaacaacatt AGATCTATAAAGGCTTCGGTGTACATTGGCCTGCTGATTGCCCCCGTCCTGTCTGTGTTGACCATTGGCTTCAGCTTCCTCTCCGACCAAGCTCCCTGGCTGCCCCTTCTCTTCTTCTACAGCATACTGCCCGTCTCCCTGGTCGTGAGACTGGTCATATACCTCGTCCTTA tTTCTAGGAAGTCCATTGAAAGGCTACCCTCGATGATATTCAGAGCTGTGGCCAgcaagagcagaacagaag CATTCAGTGATGGTGTGTTTGCCATCGTGGCCACTCTCATTGTGTTGGACTTGAC GAGTGAGCATATTCCGGATAAAGACGAAACGAATGAATTATGGACTGCTCTCCGCAAACAACGAtttgtcttctcttcttacaTCACCACCTTCATTGTCACAG GTCTCCTGTGGTTTGTTCAGTACAGCATGTTCCATTTCATAGAGAGGATCACTCCAATCATGGCTGTGGCCAACACCTTT ACACTGTTACTGGTGGGCGGCATTCCTTTCGCTGCAGAAATTCTCTCCATCTTTTCTGATGAG tcaTTTTCGACACAAGCCATTCTGGGTCCTAACAAGGTGTTGTCCATCCAAGTGTTCTGCGTTCTGGTCACACTTGCCGGTCTCTTGCAGCTGCTCTTCTGGTGTGTGGCTCACTATAACAA GAGCTTTTGTATGTCCACTGAGATAGACAAGAAGTATGCTGAAACTCTCGTGTTTGCCAAGATCATGATCATTCCGATAACTGG tgttgtTGTCTACTGGGGGACGTTCAGTAAAACATTCAATGATAACCATGTCTACACAATT CTGGCGGGTGTGTCCCCACTGCTCTTCCTGCTgctcaaactagccataacgtTG TATTCCAAGTGCTGTAATGCCCTGAAGCGCTCTGGGAGGAGGAGTGGGGGGTCTAGCAGAGTGGCCTCTCCAGCTAGCATCAATCAGTTCAGTCATGGAGGACGAGAAAACAGCCCTGCCTTTACACCCACAACAGGACACACATTTTAA